From Aedes albopictus strain Foshan chromosome 1, AalbF5, whole genome shotgun sequence, one genomic window encodes:
- the LOC115260707 gene encoding uncharacterized protein LOC115260707 has product MSNAEPKIEELVEVESLDEETAEFIAVLESFGSSDTIINAFLANQYTIDTLRIIERQEVEELIPQPFLAERTKFIHGLNEWRKQKNLPLLSGTGNPPAVSLPPAIPELSRETCTAAYFLRSSAKGQAILNKYAESPFLTRTDKKSITQIVVDEFKDRFSKLTSSELEQRAIELSKLFPSEPKEVWYQSPWSTDGVGRRIKIRKQAKGRLYDRNINYKPVGVNNLQPPPSGSDAGQSAEEITDEQISEYQQTKKWIVHNQDEWEELKTKWKQTARLRIYELSKNTSKTAASILSEYSVFRNHQAYQLVQIDFQQRFPDKEKLLFDRWYQFLAGVLPILEAEVNDADGKELLNHLRAQDITTDGQGFITVLLLAHILPSPVLTFAQKRRWKPSIVESRDSVIIQVDNLAELRTTLNKYFNSCREKGIDSTPFIVVHGSDPKHPEGFSVWNNVVAYKLPNLQKALDVCVKLFKTYDIPFPRQSSLIWNLLATFLYGFDAPPDQIHIAALCSSISSNN; this is encoded by the exons atgtcgaaCGCGGAACCGAAAATCGAAGAGCTGGTGGAGGTTGAAAGCCTCGACGAAGAAACGGCAGAATTTATTGCAGTACTTGAAAGTTTTGGTTCGTCGGATACTATTATCAACGCTTTTTTGG CAAATCAGTACACAATCGACACACTGCGAATCATCGAGCGGCAGGAGGTGGAAGAGCTTATTCCGCAGCCTTTCTTGGCGGAAAGGACGAAGTTTATACACGGCCTCAACGAGTGGAGAAAGCAGAAG AATCTCCCTCTTCTCTCCGGAACTGGAAATCCTCCTGCGGTATCGCTGCCGCCGGCTATACCGGAATTATCGAGAGAAACGTGTACCGCCGCATATTTCCTCCGATCGTCAGCAAAAGGCCAGGCAATCCTGAACAAATACGCTGAAAGTCCGTTTCTGACCAGAACTGATAAGAAATCGATTACGCAGATTGTGGTGGACGAATTCAAAGATCGTTTTTCGAAGCTAACCTCTTCCGAACTGGAGCAAAGGGCGATTGAGTTGTCGAAACTATTTCCGAGTGAACCGAAG GAAGTGTGGTATCAATCCCCGTGGAGCACCGACGGCGTTGGCCGAAGGATTAAGATCAGGAAGCAGGCTAAGGGAAGATTGTACGACCGTAATATAAATTACAAACCAGTCGGCGTGAATAACCTTCAGCCGCCGCCATCCGGAAGTGACGCAGGACAATCAGCAGAGGAAATCACCGACGAACAAA TTTCAGAGTATCAACAGACCAAGAAATGGATTGTGCATAATCAGGATGAGTGGGAGGAGTTGAAGACTAAATGGAAACAAACAGCCCGATTGAGAATTTACGAACTGTCAAAGAACACCAGCAAAACCGCTGCGTCTATTCTCTCTGAGTACTCAGTGTTTCGCAATCATCAAGCCTATCAGCTGGTACAGATTGATTTCCAGCAGCGATTTCCAGACAAGGAGAAGCTACTTTTTGATCGTTGGTATCAATTTCTCGCGGGTGTCCTCCCAATATTGGAGGCTGAAGTTAATGATGCAGACGGGAAGGAATTGCTTAATCATTTGAGGGCTCAGGATATAACAACTG ATGGTCAAGGTTTCATAACAGTTTTGCTGCTGGCTCACATACTGCCAAGCCCGGTACTGACGTTTGCGCAGAAGCGACGTTGGAAGCCTTCAATCGTGGAGTCCCGTGACAGCGTGATAATCCAGGTCGACAATTTGGCGGAACTACGGACAACATTGAACAAATATTTCAACTCCTGTCGTGAAAAGGGAATAGACTCAACGCCTTTCATCGTTGTTCATGGAAGTGATCCAAAacatccggaaggattctcagtcTGGAACAATGTAGTGGCGTATAAATTGCCAAATCTGCAGAAAGCACTTGACGTTTGCGTGAAGCTGTTCAAAACCTACGACATCCCGTTTCCACGACAATCATCGTTGATTTGGAATCTGCTGGCTACGTTCCTCTACGGCTTTGACGCCCCACCGGATCAAATTCATATCGCTGCCCTTTGCTCATCGATTTCGTCAAACAACTGA